A single window of Anopheles moucheti chromosome 2, idAnoMoucSN_F20_07, whole genome shotgun sequence DNA harbors:
- the LOC128298823 gene encoding serine protease grass-like, giving the protein MCDSYGLAMGTLFVYILIGTLWGVSGQWIFPDKLHMEFSTEINKHCGEMPYSVRDRPAFGRMYENPWLVLLRHSEDTLHFCHGTLVSNKYVLTTANCGIAVVTNANTTTQQQATEIILGEHDLSTEIDCITPRNCSPPTTRRTVEKVIVHENFTRNFWENDIALLLMNGSIQFDNSIRPICLPLVSIVDNTDDQQQTIYNTVWSKDSVPRQIWMRNVPTDVCRNQISYIFTLSAGQICARIFFDKFLDDMRGSAGSALQVDYHGRIYQYGLLSVGFHDVIGRAPYVYIDIAQYISWIHDSINVKP; this is encoded by the exons ATGTGTGATTCGTATGGGTTGGCAATGGGCACACTTTTTGTTTACATACTAATAGGAACCCTTTGGGGTGTTAGTGGACAAT gGATATTTCCAGACAAGTTACACATGGAATTCAGCACTGAGATCAACAAACACTGCGGGGAGATGCCATACAGTGTGCGGGATCGTCCAGCATTCGGTCGAATGTATGAAAATCCTTGGTTAGTGCTTTTACGCCACTCTGAAGACACATTGCATTTTTGCCACGGCACATTGGTCAGTAATAAATATGTGCTAACTACGGCTAATTGTGGTATAGCCGTGGTGACTAACGC GAACAccaccacacaacaacaagcaaCGGAGATTATTTTGGGTGAACATGATCTCAGCACTGAGATAGATTGTATTACCCCAAGGAACTGTTCGCCACCTACTACCAGACGAACTGTAGAAAAAGTGATTGttcatgaaaattttacaagaAACTTTTGGGAAAATGATATTGCTCTGCTTCTCATGAATGGCTCTATTCAATTCGACAACA GTATTCGTCCTATATGCTTACCGTTGGTATCGATAGTAGACAATACTGATGATCAGCAGCAAACTATATACAATACGGTCTGGTCGAAAGACAGCGTTCCAAGACAAATTTGGATGCGTAACGTGCCTACAGATGTTTGTCGAAATCAGATAAGTTATATTTTTACTCTTAGCGCCGGTCAAATATGTGCCCGAATCTTCTTTGATAAATTTTTGGACGATATGAGGGGAAGTGCCGGTTCTGCGTTGCAGGTAGATTATCATGGTCGCATATATCAGTATGGTTTGTTATCCGTAGGATTCCACGACGTTATTGGGAGGGCGCCATATGTTTATATAGACATAGCACAGTACATCAGCTGGATTCATGATTCCATAAATGTTAAACCATAA
- the LOC128298821 gene encoding RING finger and transmembrane domain-containing protein 2 — protein MSDTKAPAESNVQHTDTQCEDLNHEIEVTPSPSVEEIHVVASTSTTTTTTTTVEASPAAPIVPTDISSTGENLSIAVVNHEPPTTGGVAPATTSSSFTTPAQVRGPWTCSVERQTSVSSIDSTTMSIGAGSSSGSGPGGFRNSLSNGRMFSRLMSVERGRVSNNHGAPARRGSNFSNVVFNDFMTLLQQARHPGSLFSSERTGLFLSSERSHGPGTSTPPMMSNVGTGNTIVNTSDVVIDVDEASGTNGGGSLRSSHNELYPISNSPSSATTSVRPFLWIQSGDESAAPASSIGGRSPLMPNFNYSHHHHHFHNHQPLAMHHQQSSAATASMASQSPISVGGGEGGPSLNGDSGTNGVMLTPTTGNAPTIGAGGTTRSNSISSNHQNEDATVHEALNQMPETRALFETLARYMPLLVILVAKLCYDHLDGIMTLLMLLIMFYHANWAVRQEISKQKQRRVIVLLRELVIIIVSLLIFWLAIEWKSICLVILLMPDHLQQESLKGLLYAVCITDLILKLITIVIKIIVTLMPPRVIDYKSRGKVYLMIESLSQLYRAAAPIQPWLIFLFESYSGSEKMVGVILSAVYIVAKSTDLLDRIKFCRRSFVKLLQKTSYGNVPTKEQLQACGGQCSICHDNFNSPVLLECNHIFCELCVGTWFDREQTCPLCRAKIVDDPSYRDGTTTFFLQLY, from the exons ATGTCCGATACGAAAGCACCAGCTGAAAGCAACGTACAGCATACCGATACTCAGTGCGAAGATTTAAACCACGAAATAGAAGTAACTCCATCACCATCGGTAGAGGAAATTCATGTCGTAGCATCcacctcaacaacaacaacaacaacaacaacagtagaAGCATCCCCAGCTGCACCCATCGTTCCAACCGATATTTCAAGTACTGGTGAAAACTTGTCTATCGCTGTAGTCAACCACGAGCCGCCTACAACTGGTGGTGTAGCACCTGCGACCACGTCCAGTTCCTTCACAACACCAGCACAGGTTCGAGGACCGTGGACGTGTAGTGTAGAACGTCAGACATCTGTTAGTTCAATAGACAGTACGACCATGTCGATCGGAGCAGGTTCAAGCAGCGGCAGTGGTCCAGGAGGATTCCGCAACTCTTTGAGCAATGGAAGAATGTTTAGCAGGCTGATGTCTGTAGAGCGAGGGCGTGTGTCTAACAATCATGGAGCACCAGCACGAAGGGGATCAAACTTTAGTAACGTAGTGTTTAACGATTTTATGACCCTACTCCAACAGGCGCGACACCCTGGTAGCCTGTTCTCCTCAGAACGAACAGGGTTGTTTCTATCTTCGGAACGGTCACATGGTCCTGGAACAAGTACACCTCCCATGATGAGCAATGTTGGAACTGGTAATACAATCGTTAACACCAGCGATGTTGTGATCGATGTTGACGAAGCAAGCGGAACGAACGGCGGTGGTTCTTTGCGCTCATCCCATAACGAGTTATATCCAATTTCTAATTCACCTTCCTCGGCTACTACTAGCGTTCGTCCTTTCCTATGGATTCAATCGGGTGATGAAAGTGCTGCACCTGCAAGTTCCATTGGTGGTCGGTCGCCGCTAATGCCAAATTTTAACTACagtcaccatcaccatcatttcCATAATCATCAACCATTGGCGATGCATCATCAGCAGTCCTCTGCAGCCACGGCTTCGATGGCTTCACAGTCTCCTATATCGGTAGGGGGTGGAGAAGGAGGTCCCTCACTAAATGGCGATTCAGGGACGAATGGTGTTATGCTAACACCGACAACAGGAAATGCTCCTACCATTGGAGCAGGTGGAACTACACGGAGCAATAGCATTAGTTCCAATCACCAAAATGAAGACGCAACTGTGCATGAAGCTCTTAACCAGATGCCGGAAACCCGCGCCTTGTTTGAAACATTGGCACGATATATGCCATTGTTGGTGATTTTGGTGGCTAAACTGTGCTATGACCATTTGGATGGCATAATGACTCTTCTGATGCTGCTAATAATGTTCTATCACGCTAACTGGGCCGTCCGGCAAGAAATctcgaaacaaaagcaacggCGCGTTATTGTACTACTCCGCGAGCTGGTCATAATCATTGTCTCTTTACTGATATTCTGGCTTGCAAttgaatggaaaagcatcTGCCTAGTAATACTTTTAATGCCCGATCACTTGCAACAGGAATCACTTAAAGGATTACTGTATGCCGTTTGCATAACGGACTTGATACTGAAGCTGATCACCATTGTAATCAAAATTATCGTCACCCTGATGCCACCGAGAGTAATAGATTACAAAAGTAGG GGTAAAGTATATTTGATGATAGAATCGCTCTCCCAGCTGTATCGTGCCGCAGCTCCGATCCAACCATggttaatttttctttttgaatCGTATTCTGGTTCGGAAAAGATGGTTGGCGTGATTTTATCAGCGGTTTACATCGTAGCCAAATCTACTGACTTACTTGATAGGATCAAGTTCTGCCGTCGATCATTTGTTAAGCTGCTCCAGAAAACG AGTTATGGAAACGTACCAACAAAGGAACAATTGCAGGCCTGCGGTGGACAGTGCTCGATTTGTCATGACAACTTCAACTCGCCGGTATTACTGGAATGTAATCACATCTTTTGTGAACTTTGTGTCGGTACATGGTTTGATCGAGAACAAACGTGTCCTTTATGCCGTGCAAAAATCGTTGACGATCCTTCCTATAGAGATGGAACTACCACATTCTTTCTGCAGTTATACTAA
- the LOC128298824 gene encoding ATP synthase mitochondrial F1 complex assembly factor 1, producing the protein MAAIALVRRSILLSHKFTAARSIHMSSARERSEKVLEELKEKNPYFEKYASKIAAVQHSSPEEFLSRLDGVEKEKKKPKFGPSEMDRDYSELLKPKAPLATEATRDISHRKLSDIMRLELIEDKSADDIKHLWLEYHKDKDVITAAIPVAQFNLMMARAKQYPVFILPIPRSQGYEFIMLQFAANTVHFTPLLNYQVHKENAPECLNIAMFTECSDKGIVLMRGEYDTKVLNAQEAQCLANQVQLYYSQNNESKVHLLETFTKSPDKFKHMDIIEELNNLKI; encoded by the exons ATGGCTGCAATAGCGCTGGTTCGTCGTTCTATTTTACTTTCTCACAAATTTACAGCTGCACGAAGCATCCACATGTCATCTGCACGCGAACGATCGGAGAAGGTTTTGGAGGAGTTGAAGGAGAAAAACCCTTACTTCGAAAAGTATGCTAGCAAAATAGCAGCCGTGCAGCATAGCTCACCGGAGGAATTTCTCTCCCGGCTCGACGGTGtagagaaggaaaagaaaaagccaAAATTCGGCCCTTCCGAAATGGATCGTGACTATTCTGAACTTCTTAAACCTAAAGCTCCACTTGCAACCGAAGCGACGAGAGACATTTCCCATCGCAAGCTCAGCGACATTATGCGGCTTGAATTGATCGAAGATAAATCCGCTGATGATATCAAGCATCTGTGGTTGGAATATCATAAAGACAAGGATGTCATAACGGCTGCAATTCCAGTAGCTCAATTCAATCTAATGATGGCTCGGGCTAAGCAATACCCTGTGTTTATTCTTCCAATACCCCGAAGCCAAGGGTATGAGTTTATTATGTTGCAATTTGCAGCAAATACAGTACATTTTACGCCGCTTTTGAATTACCAG GTTCACAAAGAAAACGCACCggaatgtttaaacattgccaTGTTCACCGAATGTTCCGACAAAGGAATCGTGCTAATGCGGGGAGAGTATGATACGAAAGTACTCAATGCGCAGGAAGCGCAATGTTTGGCCAATCAAGTTCAACTATACTACAGTCAGAACAATGAATCGAAAGTACACCTGCTTGAGACATTTACCAAGAGTCCAGATAAGTTCAAGCACATGGATATCATTGAGGAGCTAAATAATTTGAAGATTTAA
- the LOC128298822 gene encoding uncharacterized protein LOC128298822, translating to MPQRRGWREPKQDHSVYVQQLFRDFLTRNSEIPITTGPNNARMNLCAPKPGVTEQRKQPGIFDRAVYARFERNTNNGSFIRQEPTHISKTGLMRWIDQQRNNRSQRNVAQKPTRLEDYLNLPGNFFYDTEHMKLPFEVADKTLGNVTSNFVPPATSTPFDRMASFGVSGVLSDPEELQSNSVVTQPTSSTTSSAWDLFLKKCEDYLTVVTNEHKCASEWINQRQEMHTLLQTGEINFPDHFKDRSDKSTDTLPVKSSSKEIIGEPLDDSTDNSLTSHYQNSRNSRTCDRMSLETPTEIPNHFPVILDAPLPDQDPTLKKPKKRNNVTFLIEPSSQSKFKPCPRATQMESSQVDDILLTASPPSPNMSSSRARCLHEESTFLLDRMPSDDTLLEKLDALLEEEEFSIHGETTAPEFDFCIPTDHPTINISFPSQLQVMDHPADDSIVANAYFADTPMYLSQDLMMTPTIQDLQAALF from the exons ATGCCTCAGCGTCGAGGATGGAGAGAACCCAAACAAGACCACAGCGTGTATGTGCAACAGTTGTTCAGAGATTTTCTTACGCGGAACAGTGAAATCCCCATTACTACCGGACCAAATAACGCGCGAATGAATTTATGTGCACCGAAACCTGGCGTTACCGAGCAGCGAAAGCAACCGGGTATATTTGACCGTGCTGTGTATGCTCGCTTTGAACGCAATACAAATAACGGAAGCTTTATTCGCCAAGAGCCAACGCACATATCAAAAACAGGTCTCATGAGATGGATTGATCAACAGCGCAACAACCGTTCGCAACGAAATGTGGCGCAGAAGCCAACGCGCTTGGAAGACTATCTGAATTTGCCCGGCAATTTCTTCTATGATACGGAACATATGAAACTACCATTCGAAGTGGCAGACAAAACTTTAGGTAATGTAACGAGCAATTTTGTTCCACCAGCAACATCGACGCCTTTTGATCGCATGGCTTCGTTCGGTGTATCTGGAGTGCTCTCCGATCCGGAAGAGCTTCAGTCGAATTCTGTCGTTACCCAGCCAACTTCTAGCACAACATCCAGTGCTTGGGATTTATTCTTGAAAAAATGCGAAGATTATTTAACTGTCGTAACAAATGAACACAAATGCGCCAGCGAATGGATCAATCAGCGACAGGAAATGCATACACTTCTACAAACGggagaaattaattttcccgATCATTTCAAAGATCGATCTGACAAAAGTACAGATACTCTTCCCGTTAAGTCTTCTTCTAAGGAAATAATTGGTGAACCACTCGATGATAGCACAGATAACTCGTTGACTAGCCACTATCAAAACTCTCGAAATAGTCGAACATGTGACCGTATGTCGTTAGAAACTCCTACGGAAATACCGAATCATTTCCCTGTCATTCTGGATGCTCCATTGCCGGACCAGGACCCGACACtcaagaaaccaaaaaaaagaaataatgtcACATTTTTGATTGAACCAAGTTCTCAAAGCAAATTCAAACCATGTCCCCGAGCAACGCAGATGGAATCGAGCCAGGTGGACGATATATTACTT ACTGCATCGCCACCTTCTCCAAACATGTCTTCGAGTCGTGCACGTTGTTTGCACGAAGAAAGCACTTTCCTTTTGGACCGAATGCCATCCGACGATACGCTGTTGGAAAAATTGGATGCATTATTGGAAGAGGAGGAATTCAGCATACATGGCGAAACAACAGCTCCCGAATTTGATTTCTGCATTCCAACGGATCATCCAACGATTAATATTTCCTTTCCCAGTCAGTTACAAGTAATGGATCATCCAGCAGATGACTCGATTGTTGCAAACGCATATTTTGCAGATACTCCAATGTATTTATCGCAAGATTTGATGATGACGCCAACTATACAGGACTTACAAGCAGCTTTATTTTGA
- the LOC128297065 gene encoding neuropeptide F isoform X1 yields MASGTFTQRLLVALMICTLIADLTTLTAARPQESDAASVAAAIRYLQELETKHAQHARPRLIRSELPPNINGVHSGLDKIIGYFILEAIDRAHSTDARPRFGKRGGYLNPAVFGQDEQENLYRLIGRIQHFRDEQLPTNF; encoded by the exons ATGGCGTCCGGCACTTTTACTCAGCGTCTGCTTGTGGCTCTAATGATCTGCACCCTGATCGCCGACCTCACCACTCTGACTGCAGCCCGGCCACAGGAAAGTGATGCAGCATCGGTAGCAGCCGCCATTCGATACCTGCAGGAACTGGAGACTAAGCATGCTCAGCACGCTAGGCCCAG GTTAATACGGAGTGAACTTCCACCCAATATAAATGGTGTTCACTCGGGGCTAGACAAAATTATTGGATATTTCATCCTAGAAGCTATCGATAGAGCACACTCGACTGACGCTAGACCCAG ATTCGGCAAACGTGGTGGATACCTTAACCCGGCAGTATTTGGACAGGACGAACAAGAG AATCTTTACAGGTTGATTGGCAGGATCCAACATTTTCGAGATGAACAACTTCCGACTAATTTCTAG
- the LOC128297065 gene encoding neuropeptide F isoform X2, which translates to MASGTFTQRLLVALMICTLIADLTTLTAARPQESDAASVAAAIRYLQELETKHAQHARPRFGKRGGYLNPAVFGQDEQEVDWQDPTFSR; encoded by the exons ATGGCGTCCGGCACTTTTACTCAGCGTCTGCTTGTGGCTCTAATGATCTGCACCCTGATCGCCGACCTCACCACTCTGACTGCAGCCCGGCCACAGGAAAGTGATGCAGCATCGGTAGCAGCCGCCATTCGATACCTGCAGGAACTGGAGACTAAGCATGCTCAGCACGCTAGGCCCAG ATTCGGCAAACGTGGTGGATACCTTAACCCGGCAGTATTTGGACAGGACGAACAAGAG GTTGATTGGCAGGATCCAACATTTTCGAGATGA
- the LOC128297064 gene encoding synaptic vesicle glycoprotein 2A produces MRSEVTGSSVFTIEGNKVAAVKSVADQESKSYTFDEVIDIIGFGRTTLHIFIASSIIMMAVLNETMGISIIIPAAQCDLHLSATDKGLLTGVSFAGIIVSSHFWGYIADTKGRRRTLIVSLMLTAICALVSGLSINYTMMVVMRFLVGVFISAPSATIFAYLGEFFKTANRTVVITYASVAVGLSAVFTASTGWYVLSFSWSLGVPGTELVLKPWRLLFFVYTLPTLIGAVWLVVLPESPKFYLSRGRESEGFAILLRLYLENHPHATVDDFPVKHITPEAGQKDRSAAPKGSGGFWHVANSVWNQTVPLFQRPNVANFTICCVVQFGLFVVSAGMGLWFPDIINRFTTSNVSNATVCEALDVSMRADFEHDLEYGVIIDDEACSDNINERVFMYAITLGGLYTMLYLAMSVLMRMLGRKCLVAFNLFFSGFCGIALQFVVHPYITMALFCSFLVFAGTSISVLNGATVSFFPTNVRAMAVCLSLMMGRLGSVFGSNLVGLIMEENCTLTFNLFATGSIICAALTLVLPS; encoded by the exons ATGCGTTCGGAGGTGACAGGTTCTTCAGTGTTTACCATCGAAGGTAATAAAGTGGCGGCTGTGAAATCGGTTGCAGATCAAGAATCCAAAAGTTATACCTTCGATGAAGTGATCGATATAATAG GATTCGGTCGAACTACATTGCACATATTTATAGCTTCGTCTATAATCATGATGGCAGTATTGAATGAAACTATGGGTATTTCAATCATAATCCCAGCCGCCCAGTGTGATCTTCATCTATCTGCCACGGATAAAGGCTTATTGACTGGGGTAAGCTTTGCAG GCATTATCGTTTCGTCACACTTCTGGGGTTATATTGCTGATACGAAAGGTCGCCGAAGGACGCTCATCGTGTCACTGATGTTGACCGCCATCTGTGCACTGGTTTCCGGTTTATCCATCAACTATACAATGATGGTGGTTATGCGTTTCCTGGTGGGAGTTTT CATTTCTGCACCATCGGCTACCATCTTTGCTTACCTGGGAGAATTTTTCAAAACTGCTAACCGTACCGTCGTGATAACGTATGCCAGTGTAGCGGTAGGACTGTCAGCTGTTTTTACTGCAA GCACTGGTTGGTATGTGCTGTCGTTCTCTTGGTCCCTAGGTGTTCCGGGGACGGAACTTGTCCTCAAACCTTGGcgtcttttattttttgtgtacaCATTGCCCACGCTCATAGGCGCAGTGTGGCTGGTGGTACTTCCGGAGAGTCCCAAGTTTTACCTTTCCCGCGGGCGTGAATCGGAAGGTTTTGCCATTCTTCTGCGACTCTACCTAGAAAACCACCCGCATGCAACCGTGGATGATTTTCCCGTAAAACACATAACCCCGGAAGCGGGACAAAAGGATCGCAGTGCAGCACCGAAAGGATCCGGAGGGTTCTGGCATGTCGCTAACAGCGTTTGGAATCAAACGGTTCCTCTTTTCCAACGACCCAATGTTGCAAATTTTACGATTTGCTGTGTGGTGCAGTTTGGACTGTTTGTAGT TTCTGCGGGAATGGGGCTATGGTTTCCAGATATCATTAACCGATTTACTACATCGAATGTTTCGAATGCTACTGTTTGTGAAGCACTGGATGTATCTATGCGCGCGGACTTCGAACATGATCTGGAATATGGAGTCATAATCGACGATGAAGCGTGCAGTGACAACATCAatgaacgagttttcatgtacGCTATCACCTTGGGCGGATTGTATACGATGCTGTATCTAGCCATGTCTGTGCTGATGCGTATGTTGGGTCGCAAGTGTTTGGTTGCATTTAACTTATTCTTCTCGGGATTCTGCGGGATCGCGCTGCAGTTCGTAGTCCATCCATACATTACGATGGCACTGTTCTGCTCGTTTTTAGTATTTGCCGGCACATCTATTTCTGTTCTCAATGGAGCCACTGTATCGTTTTTTCCAACAAATGTTCGAGCGATGGCCGTTTGCTTGAGCCTAATGATGGGTCGCCTGGGAAGTGTGTTTGGGAGTAATTTAGTAGGGCTCATCATGGAAGAAAACTGTACGCTTACATTTAATCTGTTTGCCACTGGATCTATCATTTGTGCCGCTCTAACTTTAGTTTTACCCAGTTAG
- the LOC128297727 gene encoding scavenger receptor class B member 1, with product MTTTPAFTMVSKRKRVVKLCCLGVLFLTLAYAIIVIDPTEVIVEDKLSMYEGSYLNRLWKKPPLEVFISIYVFNVTNPEAFMRGEERLRLQEIGPYVYQEFLEHRNSTFNPNGTLSFVPVRRQVFVPERSVGDPMEDRIMIPNIALLGVSSAAYRMSTFAAFAVAAALKPLGMSPILNITTHDLLWGYDDPLVRIASTLLPELIHFQKLGILDRMFDDGFDTVTINLPESVRNQQREAEDSIIDDDVSDELAESLQEEYYHDMVTRSKPEEPIRDYSIDVWNGSPGLAHWGYVAKDHWDADRRNTPCNTLQGSYDGSVFPRNISKTEVFKVYRKAFCRTLPIAFEREGEVDGIKAYWFSIQENAFESSINDPYTSCYCKNNQCLPKGLGDLSPCWYNIPVAVSLPHFYKGDPTLSQAIDGLSPNKEKHDAVIIMQPQLGIPMKANIRVQISLLTNVSFNSELRPFHNTVIPLIWAEMSLEKLTPELILLLNLLFGIAPYLQTGFVCILALLGASLLATAVLLLLCSSEVASFEYDPRKSIRYSTVNMIPYPLRKELEKYGETEIIRREPLLIENGA from the exons ATGACTACCACTCCAGCATTTACGATGGTCTCCAAGAGGAAAC GAGTCGTTAAGCTATGCTGCCTCGGAGTACTGTTTCTAACGTTAGCGTATGCAATCATTGTGATCGATCCCACCGAAGTGATTGTTGAAGAT AAACTGTCCATGTATGAAGGATCCTACCTAAACCGCTTGTGGAAGAAACCGCCATTAGAGGTGTTCATCAGCATTTACGTCTTCAACGTTACTAACCCAGAGGCATTTATGCGTGGAGAGGAGCGTTTGCGCTTACAGGAAATAGGACCGTACGTGTACCAGGAGTTTTTGGAACATCGCAACTCAACCTTCAACCCGAACGGTACGCTTAGCTTTGTACCTGTTCGGCGTCAAGTGTTTGTACCAGAGCGATCCGTCGGAGATCCGATGGAAGATCGGATTATGATACCGAACATAGCCTTGCTCGGTGTGTCCAGTGCAGCCTATCGCATGTCCACTTTTGCCGCATTTGCAGTAGCTGCTGCTCTAAAACCACTCGGCATGTCACCGATTCTAAACATCACTACACACGACCTTCTCTGGGGATACGACGACCCTCTAGTGAGGATTGCCTCAACCCTATTGCCGGAATTAATACACTTTCAAAAATTGGGCATATTAGATCGA ATGTTTGACGATGGATTCGATACGGTAACCATCAATTTGCCGGAATCAGTACGAAATCAGCAACGGGAAGCGGAGGACAGCAtcattgatgatgatgtctcGGATGAGTTGGCAGAGAGCCTACAGGAAGAATATTACCACGACATGGTAACGAGATCGAAACCCGAAGAACCGATCCGTGACTACTCTATCGATGTGTGGAATGGATCGCCTGGTCTAGCCCATTGGGGTTATGTCGCGAAAGATCATTGGGATGCTGATAGAAG AAACACACCGTGCAACACACTGCAAGGATCGTACGATGGGTCCGTTTTTCCTCGAAATATATCCAAAACGGAAGTGTTTAAAGTGTATCGTAAAGCATTCTGTCGCACCTTACCAATTGCTTTCGAACGGGAAGGAGAAGTGGATGGCATCAAGGCATACTGGTTTTCGATCCAGGAAAACGCTTTCGAAAGCTCGATAAACGATCCATATACATCGTGCTATTGTAAGAACAACCAGTGCCTTCCCAAAGGGCTGGGAGATTTGAGTCCCTGCTGGTACA ACATACCCGTAGCAGTTTCCTTGCCGCATTTCTACAAAGGTGATCCAACTCTCTCGCAAGCGATTGATGGGTTGAGCCCAAACAAGGAAAAACATGACGCTGTTATCATTATGCAACCG CAACTTGGCATTCCCATGAAGGCAAACATCCGCGTCCAAATCAGTCTTTTGACGAATGTGAGCTTCAACTCCGAGCTGAGACCGTTTCACAACACTGTCATACCGTTGATATGGGCGGAAATG TCGTTGGAAAAACTCACACCGGAGTTAATTTTGCTGCTTAATCTCCTGTTTGGAATTGCACCATATCTGCAGACAGGATTCGTGTGCATACTCGCATTACTGGGAGCCTCTTTGCTGGCGACAGCGGTACTATTATTGTTATGCTCTTCGGAAGTAGCTAGTTTTGAGTACGATCCACGGAAATCTATACGATACTCGACCGTTAATATGATCCCGTATCCACTAAGAAAAGAATTGGAAAAATACGGAGAAACCGAAATAATACGGCGTGAACCGCTGCTGATAGAAAACGGTGCATGA